From Vicinamibacteria bacterium, one genomic window encodes:
- a CDS encoding polyphosphate polymerase domain-containing protein, whose amino-acid sequence MARPLRNELKFLVTYQAREALLARWSRHLSKDPHTNGHGTMPILSQYYDSPNLRFYEEKLDGVAFRNKVRVRTYGTHFGNGSATFLEIKQRIGDRVRKIRQEMRDFRYRDLDPDNWRFDDPAAEDAFRFLHFRYRLRRSAQVWYLREAYLGTVESQVRVTFDHSLTALYPGELLSRDLISAPSRRCLGDTLFVLEVKTTNGIPHWVTEGAVATELRQVPVPKYVLAVEKLQLTETAPSGVYP is encoded by the coding sequence ATGGCTAGGCCGTTGAGAAACGAGCTCAAGTTCCTCGTCACCTATCAAGCGCGCGAGGCCCTCCTGGCCAGGTGGAGCCGGCACCTGAGCAAAGACCCTCACACCAACGGCCATGGGACGATGCCAATACTGAGCCAGTATTACGACTCTCCGAATCTCAGGTTCTACGAAGAGAAGCTGGATGGCGTGGCGTTTCGCAACAAAGTTCGGGTTCGGACCTACGGCACGCATTTCGGAAACGGCTCCGCGACCTTCCTGGAAATCAAGCAACGCATCGGAGACCGCGTCCGCAAGATCCGACAAGAGATGCGAGACTTCAGGTACCGCGATCTCGACCCGGACAACTGGAGGTTCGACGACCCAGCGGCCGAGGATGCTTTTCGCTTTTTGCACTTTCGCTATCGGCTGCGGCGCTCGGCTCAGGTCTGGTACCTGAGAGAGGCCTACCTGGGCACCGTCGAGAGCCAAGTGAGAGTCACCTTCGATCACAGTCTGACGGCGCTCTATCCCGGAGAGCTGCTGAGCAGAGACCTCATCAGCGCCCCATCGCGCCGATGCCTCGGAGATACCCTGTTCGTTCTGGAAGTCAAGACCACCAACGGCATACCCCACTGGGTCACCGAAGGCGCCGTCGCCACCGAGCTGCGGCAGGTGCCGGTCCCCAAATACGTGCTCGCGGTAGAGAAGCTTCAACTGACCGAAACTGCACCCTCGGGAGTCTACCCATGA